The following is a genomic window from Mycobacterium parmense.
GCTTCGCACCGGGCAACGCCAAATCATCAGCTTGCACCCCGACATCGAAGTCGTCGACTTCATTACCGACTTGGGCTACCGCCTCGATCATCTCGACTCACGCAATCCCCGACGCGACAACCCACTCAAAATCAGCAACGACGGGCGCAACGTGTCGTTGGATCCACGGTTGGCCCACCTGCCCAAACCCCGACACAGCCGCGCCTGCGCAGTCGCCGACGCAGCCATGCGTGTCCATTACCGCCACGCGCATCGCGCCTATACCCATCCCGACACCGGCGCGCCGGCCGGCACCGGGGCACTGCAGATCATGTTCTGCGACCGCGGCACCCCATCCAAAGACCCCGCCCAGTTCACCATCTATCAGGCGATCAAAGACGAACTCGTGGCGCGCGGCATGCCCGCAGCCGCGATCCGCTTCGTCCACGAGGCAAAAAATCTTCAAGAGATCAAAACGCTGTTCGCCCAGTGCATTAGGGGAGACGTCTCAGTGCTGATCGGTAGCACCGAGAAAATCGGCGCCGGGGTCAACGTGCAAGCCCGAGCCGCCGCCCTGCATCACGTCGACGTGCCATGGCGCCCGCGCGACCTTGAACAACGCGAAGGCCGCATTCAGCGCCAAGGCAACCAAAACCTCGACGGCATCGACATCTTCATCTACGTCACCGAAGGCTCCTACGACACCGTCATGTGGCAAAAAGTCCAAGCCAAAACGCTGTTCATCGAACAGATGCGCCGCAACGAGGTCCTCGATATCGAGATCGACGACCTTTCCGGCGGTGACATCGGGACCGCCGCCGCAGAAACCAAGGCCATCGCCACCGGCGACCCGCGCTACATACACCAAGTTGAACTCGACGACACCGTCAAACGCCTCACCGCCCTGCAGCGCGCACACAGTCAATCGGTGCGCAACCGCGACTGGCAAGTCAGTGTGCTCGAGCGCGCGATTCCCAACAAACAACGCGCCATCGACGAGCTCACTCCATTCGCCAGGGCAGCCGCCGCGCATGCCTCCGCCGGCGGGCCACCACGGCTGACCGTCGCAGACACCACCTACACCGAGCGCGTCCCCGCCTCCCACGCACTGGCTGCGGCCTGCCGGCGCGCCTACACCGCCGGCAAAGACCGCGGCGCCAGCCGCTTCGAACCCATCGGCGCCACCATCTACGGCATCGACATCCTGGCCGCCCGCGACCTCACCCACGACCAACTGCTACTACGACTAGCCGTGCCGTCGCGCACCGCAGAAATCTCCGGCCTTGAACTGTTATCCACCGGCGCAGGTCCAGGCTCCGACGTCAACGGCCCCAAACAACTCGGACTGCTGCGCCGCGTGGAAAACCTCTACACCGGCCTACCCGAACACCACGCACGACTGCAGCACGAACGCGACCGCGACCAGGCCGCCCTCGACGACTTTGTAACCAACCCCCCAGCACCGTTCGAACACGCCGACGAACTGGCCACAAAAGACGCAGAACTTAAAGCCCTCACCCTCGAGCTGCGCATGGCCGCCCAAAGCCCCGAAGCCAAAGCCAAAGCCGCCGCGGCCGAACAACGCATGGCCGCCCGCGGCCGCAAACCCGGATGGAGCCTGCTCCTGAACCCCACACCGGCCCTGGTCGAAGAACTCGGCTACCCCAGCGCCGATGCCCTACGCAAAATTGTCCGCGCCCGAGAACGCCTCGCCCTCGAACAACACGACCACCAGCAAGGCCTCGCCGGTCCCGAGCACGACTTCTGAATATCCAAACCGGAAGTTAGACACTACATTCGAACGGTCCCTTGTGTGGCGCTGAAGTTCCCCGTGCCCTTTCATCGCGGCATATTCGAGCCGTCGCCACCGCATGCCGACACATGGCGAAACCTCGCAGCCTTTGTCGCGCGGCACAGCCCCGCGGTTTACTGTGCGGCATGCCCGAATCCGGACCTTCGGCTCAAGCCCAACAAGACATCCGCGCCGCGCAAGCCTTGCCCGACAATCTCGCCCGCCGCGAGCACGTCCATGCCGTCCAGCAACGCGCGCGGGCCCTCCTTCTGGATGCCACGAGCACGCCCGAACAAAAGTCCGCCGTCCGGCTCGATATCAGACAAGCGCGCGCACTCACTAGCGACCTGTGCACGCCGCGCACCCCAGCACCCCTGACCTGGATCGCAGCCCCAGCATTGAATAAAGCTGCGACGCCGCTCGTACGCCAGCACGTGCATGCCGGAGACCGAATGAACGAGCAGTTGGCCGATCCGGTCGCCGACGCCCCGCACACCACATGAGCACGAAGTCGGAGACGGCGATAGAAGCCGCACTGGATCTGGGTAATACTGGCCAGTATGTCGTCACTCGATGGACTGGTGGCCGAGACAGGTCGCGTGCTCAGTGATGCTCGCCGGCTTTTCGGCGCGGCGCCCCTCGAAGCGTCGTTGCCTTCGGCGCAGCAGTTGATGGCGGGCCGAGCAGCTGTAGCGCCAGTGGGGCAGGCCGCAGCTGCCAATTGGCAAGGCGAGGCAGCGACGACCTACGCTGCGACCAACGCCGATCAGGTCCATGCGTTAGACCGCACGGTAGCCGCCGATGGCCAAGTCAATCCGGCGCTGACCCATGCCGGACAGGCCGCCGCGGCGGGAGCACGAAGCATGGACAACCTGATCGCTCAGACCCGCGCGGGGGTTAGCGCACTGGCCCCCAGCACACGTAGCGCCGCAGGGCAGCAGCAACTCGCCAGCTTTTTGCAGGGTCAGCTCAACCAGGCGAAGGGATTGCTGCAAAACTTCCAGCAGCGCAACGCTGAAATAGCCGGCACCATCCAAAGCGCTGACTACGGGCGCCTTTCCGGTAGCCACGGCAAGGAGTCACCACCTGCTGCGCCGCTGGATTCGCGCACGTGGAAGCCGGGTGATAAGCGGCATATGCCCTATGACGCCGGCCCGGGTGGGATGGGCCCGCCCAACTTTCCTGATTCGCCGCCGTGGGTTGATATATGGGACCGGTCAGGAGCAGACGACCCCGACAAAGTTCCGCACTACTTTGTCAGATCCGATGAAATCCCCGGCTACAAGGTGTATCCGCCCGGAGCCCTAGGGCCACCAACGGTCGTCGACGAACGCGGCAATCCAGACCCATATGTCCAGTTGGGCCCAAACACAGGCGTGTGGGTACCGCAGTCGGCCTTTCCGGGAGCGAAAATCTATCCGCCTGGCTCTAACCCACTGCCACCCTACGGATACGACGAATGGTTACCAGGGTCCGGGATTTATATGTGGCACAGCGATTTAACCCCCGAACCGTACAACCCTTCCGGTCCTCTGGGGCCACCAACCTATCCGCAGGAAGGCCACTAACTACTAACTAGAAGCCACACCCGGGGGACGGCCTGCCAACAACGGGCGGCGTACAGCCCCCATGGCCCGTCGCGATGCAGATCTACCCCAAGGCCGGCGATCAACCTTCGCGCGTCAAAGTTCTGGCGGGAATTTTGACCGTGACCGTCGCCTAGGCCGATAAGTTGCCCTAGCGTTGGTGGAAAGTGCAGCGCTCGAAGGGATTTAACATTGGAACCAAAGGGGTGCAGCGCCCGGATCGCTGATAGAGGTGTCAGGTTGGCCTCGCGGGCGATGCCACTTGTCGAAGGCGACCAGTTCGCATCGCGTCGAATAAAGTGGATCGCCGACGAGCTGGCCAGCTTGCGCGACGGTATCCCCGCTAAGCTAGCCGACGATCCGGGCATCACGCACGCAGTCGTGCAAGACGTCGACATGAAGATTGCGGAAATCCAGGACGTACTTACTGCCAGCCGCAAGGCCGCTTCTTCGGCGCCACCGGTCAGATGATCGGCGCCCGCCCGGGTTGCAATAGCGCCCCGTGCGCCAGGCTGATTCGTCACCGTGACAATTTGACCCTGCTCTTGTCCAGGCTGGTCCTGCTAGAGGTGCGTCGGCTTTCGCGCGCGTATGTCGGTGTTGGCGGCTACTGCTTGTGCAGCCGGGGATTCCACTGCGGGGAAGGGGCGTGCGGCGAGAAGTATCGAGGAGGCGCAACCCGTGATGGGCCCGCTGCGAACCCGAAAGTCATTGCCGCCGATGGATATGCGCGCGGTGCTCGATGCTACCGATGTAGAGCACGCGATCGTTGCCGGTGGAGCTTGCAGCTAAGATCGCCGATTGGCTCGCCGGCTACGCTCACAGTCGCGAGGCTCCCCGGCTTAAGGCACTCCTGTGTGCCGTATCTCCGGACTGATTGACGCAGGTGTGCGAAGTTGCAGGACGCATCTGGTGCGGCGTGTCTTGAAAGAAAACAAAAGTCGACAAGCCGTGTGGACATGCTGGCGTAGCCGGTTTTTGGTGAATGTGGCGTTGTTGGTAGCGGCTAAAGCGACTCGGGACTTATCGTCCCGAACATGACGGGCTGGACCGATGTAGCGCTGTCCCAGGTGCTCGGCGGAGTATCCGAGGTATTGGGGTCACCCTTCCCTCAAAGCCCGGCGCCCGGCGGCCCGATGCCACTAGACCCGGCCCCAACGGCTCCGGTCACCTCACGCGATCAGCTCACCAAGCTCGACCGAGCCAAGCTCACTTACATGGGCATTAACCCGGATACGGCTCCGATGCCCGAAATCAACCAGGCGCTGGGCCGCGACCAACCCGCAGCGCCTCCGCCCCCGCCGCCCCCGCCGGAGTCGCCGGCGCCGACCTCCCCGGCGGGCACGCCACCGCCACCGGGACTGAGCGGGGCAGGGGCAGAAGCAGCCAAACGGCTCGACGAGGCACTGGCCAAAAATCATTCGGCGCTCAATGACGCTGACGACAAACTGGCCGACGCTCTGCTTAAAGCGTCGAGCTCTAGCGCTGATGGTCGTCAGCGGCTCCAAGCTTTGCAGCAAGACATCATCGACCAGGTCAACAAGCTGGGGTCATCGCTGGATACTGCGACCGGCCAACAGCAGCTGGCAGAGTTCTTGCAGGGAAAAACCGACGACATCCTCAACGTCCTGAAAAACGCTGGGCTGGACTCAGATTCACAAGCGCGGGTGTTGGATGGTCTCTCGGCGCGCTATCAGGCGTTGCAAGACAAGAAACCCGGCGATGACCCGCACACCAAGGGTTCGAGCGGCGACGGCACTGGCAGCGGCAACCCGGACTCAACCGGCACTACACCGGGTGGTGGTGCCGATTCTCCGGCCGGGACCGGTGACGGCACTGGCAGTGGCAATGACCCGCTACTGGACGGGCTGGCCTCAGATCCGTTGATGTCGCGGTTGGGCATGATGGGCGGGCCTGCGATGGGCGCTCTTGGCTCGCTGCCAGGTGCGCTCGGTTCAGCGATTCCCTCGCTCGGCGGAGGCGGTGGCGGCGGGCTGGGGGATTTGGGTTCGGCGATCGGTGGGGCGCTACGCGATGGCGGCCACGATCCGGACCAGGCCTCTGATGAGCACGTCGATTCGTTGAAAGACCCGTCCGGATCGCACACCGGTGACGACAAACCGCGAGATGGCACCCAGCCGGCCGGACTGCACGACCCAGGGGACAAAGCAGACAAAGGGGACAAGGCGGGGACAGAAAACGCTGGCAGCGGATCCACCCCGCCGCCGTCAGCGCCGGCAGCGCCAGGTCAGACGCCAACACCGTCGACTCAGGTCCAGCTGCCCGACCAATCGGTGCGAACCGCGGCCAATGGCGCACTCGCGCAGGCCGGACGCGCGGTGCTCTCCGGTGACAGCATCGACGACGCGTTTGCAGGGGCCAATCTTCAGTTGCCGCCGCTGGGTTCGCCGGTGAGTTCACCCATGGCACCCTCGCGGCTGCAATTCGGCGATGTGGGCCAATACACCGATCATCGGGTCATGGCTCTAGACAAAGACCATGTTTGGCTCAATGGCCAGGTCACGCCGATTGACCAGCTCGACACTGGCCCGAATTTCTTGGGGTGGACACGCGTGTCGGCCCCAACAGCGACAACGGTGACTTCGGCGGCCGTCGCCCCGGCACCGGCCGTGGCGCCCGCACCGGCGCCGCCGACCACTTAAGCGAACTTTTACTGCAACGTGAGGGAGTACCGTAATGACCGTGAATGAGCAGGCCTTGCAGGTCAACACCGATGACCTGATCCGATGGGCGATCGCCCACGAACGCGCCGCCGAGGCGTGCGGGCAGGCCCGTGCTGACCATGCCCGCACCGTGGCTGCGGCCGAATCGTGGGGACCGCTGTTTTACGAGGCGCGTCGTGCTGCAGTGGCCGCGGTCAACGACCGCGAGACCGCATTGCGCGACCAACAAGAGCGGCACGGGGCCATGGCGCAGCAGCTTCGCGCCGCCGCGGCGCGCATGGCGGAGATGAACGCTGACAACCGTGCCAATTTGACGATTTCCACGGATTAGCAACATGTCTGAAGCGCCGTCGACCGACTACGACACCGTGGTGTTCGAGGTCGCAAGCCGCGATGAGTCGATCGTGGTGGCGGTGGGCCGCAGCGGCAACTCGTTAGGCGTGGAGCTTCAGGCGGCGGCGATGCAGCTCAGCGACGCCGAACTGGCTAACCGCATCATCAAATTGAACACGCTGGCTCATTTACGCTCGCAGTTGGCGCTGCGTCAGGAGTGGGAGGCTCAACACGTGACCGTGTCCAGTGCGTTGCCCACCAAGGATCAGGTTGCCAGCTATGAGGCCCTGATCGATTTCTGAGAGAACTCGTCGCAACGTCAGCTAGAACACGGAGGGAGGACCGCAGTGCTGCAGGTCGATGTTGCCGGACTGCAGAGTGCGGTCGCGGGGCTGGTCGCCGCCGCTAACAGCCTTGCCAGGCTCGGCGCGCAGTCGCCGGTGCACCCTCCGCTGGCCACCGATGAGACATCAACGAGCGTGGCTGCCCGCCTCAGTGAGCACGCGGCGGTGATGGCATCGCGAGCTGCTGACGGGTCGACGGTCCTTGCGGCCGGCGCCAAGGCGATAACCCAGTCAGCAGTCGCGTATGGGCAGATGGACCAGGCCAATCAAGCGGTGGTGAGCTTGCAAGGTAACCCTGCACCCTCCACGCCGGGCTTCACCCCGGCGGTGACGGTGAATCTTGTTGCGCCTGATGTGCCGATCGCCCCGCCGGGACCCCGCCCAGCCGAAACGACGGCGGCGATCATGGAAGCCGGTCAGCCCGCTGCCGGGGATGCGTTTGTGGCCGACTGTGCGGCACTGTCAGAAGGATTTAGCGCTGCCGCGCGATCGGCCCGCCGCGGGGCGGCCACGGTCAGTGAACATCTCAAAGGGGAAGCAGGACCGCGTATTTCGGCGGCGTTGAATCGTTACGCGGACTGGGCGCAGGAGATGGCCCGCCATGCCGACACCGTTGGAAAGCTCGCCGGCAGCCACAAGAACAGATTTACACAAGCCAAGCAGGCGACTCCGACGACCACGGAGTTCGCTAACCGTCACCGCGAGCTCCACAACGCGATCGCACTCAACAGCTCTTAT
Proteins encoded in this region:
- a CDS encoding DUF4226 domain-containing protein; protein product: MSSLDGLVAETGRVLSDARRLFGAAPLEASLPSAQQLMAGRAAVAPVGQAAAANWQGEAATTYAATNADQVHALDRTVAADGQVNPALTHAGQAAAAGARSMDNLIAQTRAGVSALAPSTRSAAGQQQLASFLQGQLNQAKGLLQNFQQRNAEIAGTIQSADYGRLSGSHGKESPPAAPLDSRTWKPGDKRHMPYDAGPGGMGPPNFPDSPPWVDIWDRSGADDPDKVPHYFVRSDEIPGYKVYPPGALGPPTVVDERGNPDPYVQLGPNTGVWVPQSAFPGAKIYPPGSNPLPPYGYDEWLPGSGIYMWHSDLTPEPYNPSGPLGPPTYPQEGH
- a CDS encoding DUF4226 domain-containing protein, with the translated sequence MTGWTDVALSQVLGGVSEVLGSPFPQSPAPGGPMPLDPAPTAPVTSRDQLTKLDRAKLTYMGINPDTAPMPEINQALGRDQPAAPPPPPPPPESPAPTSPAGTPPPPGLSGAGAEAAKRLDEALAKNHSALNDADDKLADALLKASSSSADGRQRLQALQQDIIDQVNKLGSSLDTATGQQQLAEFLQGKTDDILNVLKNAGLDSDSQARVLDGLSARYQALQDKKPGDDPHTKGSSGDGTGSGNPDSTGTTPGGGADSPAGTGDGTGSGNDPLLDGLASDPLMSRLGMMGGPAMGALGSLPGALGSAIPSLGGGGGGGLGDLGSAIGGALRDGGHDPDQASDEHVDSLKDPSGSHTGDDKPRDGTQPAGLHDPGDKADKGDKAGTENAGSGSTPPPSAPAAPGQTPTPSTQVQLPDQSVRTAANGALAQAGRAVLSGDSIDDAFAGANLQLPPLGSPVSSPMAPSRLQFGDVGQYTDHRVMALDKDHVWLNGQVTPIDQLDTGPNFLGWTRVSAPTATTVTSAAVAPAPAVAPAPAPPTT
- a CDS encoding type VII secretion target, whose translation is MTVNEQALQVNTDDLIRWAIAHERAAEACGQARADHARTVAAAESWGPLFYEARRAAVAAVNDRETALRDQQERHGAMAQQLRAAAARMAEMNADNRANLTISTD
- a CDS encoding DUF2694 family protein, encoding MSEAPSTDYDTVVFEVASRDESIVVAVGRSGNSLGVELQAAAMQLSDAELANRIIKLNTLAHLRSQLALRQEWEAQHVTVSSALPTKDQVASYEALIDF